From the genome of Rathayibacter sp. VKM Ac-2804:
TCAGCCTGCTGCTGGTCTCGGTGCCGATCTTCGTGCTCTGCTTCATCGCGCAGACGTTCTTCGCCGTGCAGCTCGGCTGGTTCCCGCCCACGGTCGGCGGCCAGGCGACGTTCGAGCGGCTGCTGCTGCCGGCCATCGTGCTCGCGCTGTTCGTGGTGGCCTCGGCGATCCGCCTCACCCGCGGCTCCGTCATCGAGACCGCCGGCTCCGATTTCGTGCGCACCGCCTACGGCAAGGGGCTCTCGCGACGACGCGTCATCCCCGTGCACATCCTGCGCAACTCGCTGATCCCCGTCACGACCCAGTTCGGCGCCGACTTCGGCCTGCTGATCGTCGGCGCGACGGTGACCGAGGGCATCTTCAACGTTCCCGGCGTCGGGAACACGCTCTACCAGGCGATCATCCGCGGCGAGCGACCGACCGTCGTCTCCTTCGTCACGGTCATGGTGCTGTTCTACCTCGTGGTGAACATCCTGGTCGACCTGCTCTACGCCGTACTCGACCCGAGGATCCGCTATGCCAAATGAGTTCTCCGGCGGCGCGCAGAAGGCCCGCCGCATCGACCACTTCGTCGCCCCGCTCGAGGAGACGCCGATCGCCACGATCGACGCCGTCTCGCTCGACGACAAGCCCAGCAACCTCTGGACCGACGCCTGGCAGGACCTGCGCAAGCGCCCGATGTTCTGGATCTCGGGGGCGCTGATCCTGCTGATCATCGCCGTCGCGCTGATCCCGTCGCTGTTCACCTCCGTCGACCCCCGCGCCTGCGACCTCGGTCTCAGCAACCAGGGTCCCGGCGACGGCAGCGTCCTGGGCTACACGAAGCAGGGCTGCGACGTGTACTCCCGGATCATCCACGGCACGTCGACCTCGCTCTCCGTCGGCCTCATCGTGATCCTGATCACGACGCTCACCGGCGTCGTCGGCGGCGCGCTGGCCGGCTTCTTCGGCGGCTGGGTCGACACCGTGATCATGCGCGCGGGCGACATCTTCTTCTCGATCCCCTACATCCTCGCCGCGGTCGTCATCATGTCGGTCTTCTCGGCGCACCGGAACGTGTTCGTCATCGCCCTGGCGATCGGCGCGTTCGCGTGGCCCACCACCGCCCGCGTCCTGCGGTCGGAGGTCCTCCGGGTGAAGCAGTCCGACTTCGTCGGCGCCGCGACGGCCACCGGCCTGTCGAGGATGGCGATCCTGTTCCGCCACGTGCTGCCCAACTCCATCGCCCCCGTGATCGTCGTCACGACGATCTCGCTCGGCGCGGCCATCACCGCGGAGGCGACGCTGTCGTTCCTCGGCGTCGGTCTGCCGGGCTCGGTGATGTCGTGGGGCAACGACATCAGCCAGGCGCAGCGCGACCTGCGGACCAACCCGCAGACGCTGATCTACCCGTCCGCCGCGCTGACCATCACCGTGCTGAGCTTCATCCTGATGGGTGAGGCCCTGCGCGACGCGCTCGACCCGAAGGCGAGGGCCCTCCGATGACGAACACGACTCCCACCACGCCGAAGGGCCCGCTGCTCGAGGTCACCGACCTCGAGGTGGGCTTCCAGACCGGCAGCGGACTGGTCAAGGCCCTGCGCGGCGTCAGCCTGACGATCGAGCACGGCCAGACCGTCGCAATCGTCGGCGAGTCCGGCTCCGGCAAGTCGACGACCGCCGCCGCGATCATCGGTCTGCTCCCCGGCAGCGGCAAGGTCACCGCGGGCTCCGTGCTGTTCGACGGCAAGGACCTGGCGAAGGCGACCAGGACCGAGCTCGAGGACATCCGCGGCCGACGCATCGGCTACGTGCCGCAGGACCCGATGTCCAACCTCAACCCGGTCTGGTCGATCGGCTTCCAGGTCGAGGAGACGATCAAGGCCAACGGCCTCGCCTCCGGCCGCAAGGAGGTCCGCGCCAAGGCGATCGAGGTCCTGCAGAACGCCGGACTCGCCGATGCCGAGAAGCGGCTCAAGCAGTTCCCGCACCAGTTCTCGGGCGGCATGCGCCAGCGCGTGCTGATCGGCATCGGCCTGGCCGCGTCGCCGCAGCTGCTCATCGCGGACGAGCCGACCTCGGCGCTCGACGTGACCGTGCAGCGGCGCATCCTCGACCACCTCGAGACCCTGACGAAGACCGACGGCACCGCGCTGCTCTTCATCACGCACGACCTGGGCCTCGCCGCCGAGCGCGCCGAGAAGCTCATCGTCATGTACAAGGGCCGCATCGTCGAGTCCGGCGCCTCGGTGGAGGTGCTGCAGAACCCCCAGCACCCCTACACGCAGCGCCTGATCGCGGCGGCACCGAGCCTCGCCTCGCGGCGCATCCAGTCGACGGCCGGCAGCGCCACGGAGTCGGTGCCCGGCGAGTCCGCGGCCGTCCGCGAGGTCGACCTGGTCGGCGCGGCCGGCGCCCACCACGGCGGCGCGACCACCACCGCGCGGCCGATGATCGAGCTCGACGGCCTCACCAAGGTCTTCAAGATCCGCCGCGGCGGGCTGAAGGCCGAGGACTTCACCGCCGTCGACGACGTGTCGTTCGCGATCCCCAAGGGCACCACCACGGCGCTCGTGGGGGAGTCGGGCTCGGGCAAGTCGACGATCGCCCGCCTCGTGCTGGGGCTCGAGACGGCGACCAGCGGTGCGATCACGATCGACGGCCGTCGCACCGAGAAGCTCAAGGGCAAGGAGATGCTGGCGCTGCGCCGCTCGATGCAGCCGGTGTTCCAGGACCCGTACGGCTCGCTCGACCCGCTGCACAACATCGGCAACACCATCTCGGAGCCGCTGCGCGTGCACAAGGTCGGCGACCGCACCTCGCAGCGCGAGCGGGTCTTCGAGCTGCTCGACCAGGTGTCGCTGCCGCGCGTGATCGCGGGACGCTACCCGAACGAGCTCTCCGGTGGCCAGCGCCAGCGCGTGGCGATCGCCCGCGCACTCGCGCTCAAGCCCGAGATCGTGGTGCTCGACGAGGCGGTGTCGGCCCTGGACGTGCTCGTCCAGGCGCAGATCCTCCGCCTCCTCGCCGATCTGCAGGCCGAGCTCGGGCTCACCTACCTGTTCATCACGCACGACCTGGCGGTGGTCCGCGTGATCGCCGACGACGTCTGCGTGATGCAGAAGGGCCGGATCGTCGAGCACGCCTCGACGGACACCGTGTTCGAGTCGCCGGAGCAGGAGTACACCCGCGAGCTGCTCGCCGCCATCCCGGGCGCCGGCATCGAGTTCGCGGTCTGATCCGCTGAGGACACCCCGCTGAGGGCCCCGTTCCGGAGCCGGCGACACCCGATGTTCATCGGGCCGCCGACCGGAAACGGGGCCCTCCGTCGTCGCGGCGCGCGCCTGCGGTACGATGGAGGGTCCCCCTTACTGCACGAGAACACGAGACGAGTCCGTTCACATGGCAAGTGCCACCCGCTCCGACCTGCGCAACGTCGCGATCGTCGCCCACGTCGACCATGGCAAGACCACCCTGGTGGACGCCATGCTCAAGCAGACGAACTCCTTCGACGCGCACGCCCACGTGGACGAGCGCGCGATGGACTCGAACGAGCTCGAGCGCGAGAAGGGCATCACGATCCTCGCGAAGAACACCGCTGTGTCCTACAGCGGCAAGCACGCGGTCGACGGTCCCATCACCATCAACGTGATCGACACCCCCGGCCACGCCGACTTCGGCGGCGAGGTCGAGCGCGGCCTGTCCATGGTCGACGGCGTCTGCCTCCTCGTCGACGCGTCCGAGGGCCCGCTCCCGCAGACCCGCTTCGTGCTCCGCAAGGCGCTCGAGGCGAAGCTCCCCGTCATCCTCCTGGTCAACAAGACCGACCGTCCCGATGCCCGCATCGACGAGGTCGTCGCCGAGAGCCAGGACCTCCTCCTCGGCCTCGCCTCCGACATGGCGGACGACGTCCCGGACCTCGACCTCGACGCGATCCTCGACGTCCCCGTCGTCTACGCCTCCGGCAAGGCCGGCCGCGCCTCCGCGAACAAGCCGGAGGACGGTACGCTCCCCGACGCCGAGGACCTCGAGCCGCTGTTCGAGGCGATCCTCAAGCACATCCCGGCGCCGACCTTCGACGACGAGGCGCCCCTCCAGGCCCACGTCACCAACCTCGACGCGTCGCCGTTCCTCGGCCGCCTCGCCCTCCTCCGCGTCTTCAACGGCACGATCAAGAAGGGCCAGACCGTCGCCTGGGTCCACCACGACGGCTCGCACACCAACGCGCGCATCACCGAGCTGCTGATCACCAAGGCACTCGACCGCTACCCGGCCGAGACCGCCGGCCCCGGCGACATCGTCGCGATCGCGGGCTTCCCCGAGATCACCATCGGCGAGACCATCGCCGACCCGGAGGACATCCGCCCGCTGCCGGCCATCACGGTCGACGACCCGGCGATCTCGATGACCATCGGCACCAACACCTCGCCGCTGGTCGGCAAGGTCAAGGGCCACAAGCTCACCGCGCGCATGGTGAAGGACCGCCTCGACCGCGAGCTCATCGGAAACGTGTCGCTCAAGGTCCTCGACATCGGCCGTCCCGACTCGTGGGAGGTCCAGGGCCGCGGCGAGCTCGCGCTGGCCATCCTCGTCGAGCAGATGCGCCGCGAGGGCTTCGAGCTCACGGTCGGCAAGCCCCAGGTGGTCACCCGCCAGGTCGACGGCAAGGTGCACGAGCCCTTCGAGCACCTCACCATCGACGCTCCGGAGGAGTACCTCGGCGCGATCACGCAGCTCCTCGCCGCCCGCAAGGGCCGCATGGAGAACATGGCGAACCACGGCACCGGCTGGGTCCGCATGGAGTTCACCGTCCCCTCGCGCGGCCTGATCGGCTTCCGCACCGAGTTCCTCACCACCACCCGCGGCACCGGCATCGCGAACGCGATCCTGCACGGCTACGAGCAGTGGGCCGGCGCCATCGTCACCCGCAACAACGGCTCGATCGTCGCCGACCGCACCGGCGTCGTGACGCCGTTCGCGATCATCGCGCTCCAGGAGCGGATGACCTTCTTCGTGAACCCCACCGAGGAGGTCTACGAGGGCATGGTCATCGGCGAGAACTCGCGCAACGACGACATGGACGTGAACATCACCAAGGAGAAGAAGCTGACCAACATGCGTCAGTCCACCTCCGACACCTTCGAGTCGATGACGCCCTCGCGCCAGCTGACGCTCGAGGAGTGCCTCGAGTTCGCCCGCGAGGACGAGTGCGTCGAGGTCACCCCCGAGATCGTGCGCATCCGCAAGGTCGAGCTGGACGCGAACGCCCGCGCCCGCGCGACCAGCCGCCTCAAGAAGCAGGCCTGATCCCCGGGCGCCCCAGCGGCGCCCGCCACGACGCACGACCGGCCGGAGCCCGCTCCGCCGGTCGTTCGTCGTTCCGGCCCTTCATGCTGGTTGAGCAGCCGCGGAACGCGGCGTATCGAGACCGAGGTCCTGCAGAGCGTTGGTCTCGATACGCCCTCTCCGAGGGCTACTCGACCAGCATGGGCTGCAGCATGCTGGTCGAGTAGCCGCGGAGCGGCGTATCGAGACCACGGGCCTGCAGAGCGTCGGTCTCGATACGCCCTCTGCGAGGGCTACTCGACCAGCATGAAGCGCAGCGCCGTCGCAGACGGCTCGGCCGGCGTGGAGTGCAGCGCCCTCGCATGCTGGTCGGTCGGCCCAGCGCGGGGCCCGCTTCCTGCTGGTCGAGCAGCCGCGGAGCGGCGCATCGAGACCCGTCGTCAGCCCGCCGGCGTCGGCGCGGGCGTCGCGCCCTCCGCCTCCAGCGTCGCGGTGATGAACGCGACGAACGCGTCGGCGTCGTCCGGCTTGCCGGTGTACTGCTCGCCGTTGACGAGCACGGTCGGCGTCGAGCTCAGCTTCGCGACCGAGGAGTTCGCCAGCGCGCCGCTCGTCGCCCGCTTCGTGGCCGCCGCCACCCAGGGCCGGAACTCGCCGCTCGTGATGCACGCCAGCACGTCGTCGTCGGTCACTCCGGCCTCGGTCACCAGCGCCCGCAGCTCGTCGTCGCTCAGCCCGGTCGTCCCCTCGGCCGGCTGCTTCGCGAACAGCGCCTCGTGCACCGCGAGGAACCGGTCCGGATCCTCGTCCGCGACGCAGGCCGCGGCGTTCGCCGCGCGGCTCGAGTACTCCGATCCCGCCGAGGAGGAGTCCAGGATCGCGACCGGATGGATCTCGAGCGTGATCGCCCCCTGCGTCAGCCACGACTGCAGGTTCGCCGCGTTCGCCGTCTCGAACTGCCCGCAGTACGGGCACAGGTAGTCGACGTACAGGTCGACCGTGACGACGCCGCCGGCGCGCGTCGCCGCCTCGTCGGTCGGGACCGGCTCCTCGCCCGCCTCGAGGGGAGCGGTCGTCACCGGCGTGACCGCCGACTCCGCCCCCGCGAGCACGATCCCGTCGCTCAGCATGTTCGCCGGCCCGGTGCTCGCGATCTCCTGCTGCGACCACATGTTCCACGCCACAAGCGCCACGACGGCGAGCACGCCGACCGCCGCACCGCTCTGGCCGAGCACCCGGTTCCGCCGCTTCCGACGCCGCTCCTGCTCGCGCCGCTCCCGCGCCTCGAGGCGGGCGAGCTCCTGTCGCTCGCGCTTCGTCGGCTGGTTCTTCGCACTGTTCCCGGACATCGCCGTCGAGGCTAGGGAGCCGACCTTGCCGCGCTCGGAGAGGCAGCCGCCGACGAGCTGTGCCGGTATGGAGATCCCCTCAGGAACGCCGAGGGCTCAGGCGAACAGCCCCGAGCCGACGAAGTCGCCCTCGTCGCGCACCCCCGGCGGGACCGCGAAGACCGCCGAGCCGACGTGCTTGATGTACTCGTTCAGCGCGTCGCCGGCGAGGTTCTTCTGGATCGCGATGAACTGCTCCGGCGACCGCTGGAACGAGAGGAAGAACAGCCCCGCGTTCAGCCGCCCGAGCTCGTCGTTGCCGTCGACGAAGTTGTAGCCGCGGCGCAGCAGCCGGACCCCGTTGTTCACGGTCGGGTGCGCGAGCCGCACGTGCGACTGCTCGTCGACGAGGGGAGCGCCGGTCGCGCCGGCCGCCGCGAAGTCGGGCTCGGTGAACTCGCCGCCGCCCGAGAGCGGCGCACCGGAGCCTTTGCTCCGGCCGATCACGCGCTCCTGCTCGCCGAGCTGGCTGCGGTCCCAGGTCTCGATGATCATCCGGATCTTGCGCGCCACGAGGTAGCTGCCGCCCGCGAGCCAGGCCGGCCCGTCGGCGTCCTGCACCCAGACGTGCTCCTGCACGGCGTCCGGCTCCTCCGACTTGACGTTGGCCGTGCCGTCCTTGAAGCCGAAGAGGTTCCGCGGAGTCGCCTGCGCCGTCGAGGTGGAGGAGGTGCGGCCGAAGCCGAGCTGCGACCAGCGCAGCGAAGCGCGCCCGAAGGCGATCCGGCTGAGGTTCCGGATGGCGTGCACCGCGACCTGCGGGTCGTCCGCGCAGGCCTGGATGCAGAGGTCGCCGCCGCCCGCGGACGGCACCAGCGCGTCGCCTCGGAAGCGGGGGAGCGCCGCGAGCTCGGCCGGTCGCCGGTCGGCGAGGCCGAAGCGGTCGGCGCCCGACTCGTCGGTGAAGAGCGTCGGACCGAAGCCGAAGGTGAGCGTCAGCGAGGACGCGTCGAGACCGAGCGCCTCGCCCGTGTCGTCGGGCGGAGCCGTGTCCGGTCCGCCGACCGCGCCCTCCTCGCTGACGTCGAGCCCCTGGGTGAGGCGGGCGGCCGCGAGCGTCCAGTCCTGCAGCAGCTCGATCAGGTCGTCGCGCGTGACGCTGGAGGCCAGGTCGAACGCCGCGAAGTGCAGCCGGTCCTGCGCGGCCGTCGTGATGCCGGCCTGATTCGCGCCGAAGAACGGCACGACGCGGGTCGCCGCGGAGGAGGCGGTCGCGCTGGTCGCCGAGGTGACGGCGACCGTCCCGCCGATGCCCGCGGCCAGTCCTGCGGTGCCCGCCGAGACGAGCCCGAGCAGCCCGCGCCGCGAGAGGCGGCGGGGCTGCTCGTCGGGCCGGCCCGACTCGTCGGCGGCGCCGACGGTGTTCTGCTCGGGCTCCACTACTCCGCGGGCTCCTCGACGCCGAGCACCGTGTGCGTGAGCTGGGAGAGCGGCTCGGACAGGGCGTTCACCTGGTCGGAGAGCTCCTTCTTCTGCTCGGCGGTGACGCTCGAGTAGGCGACGAAGCCGGAGTCGATCGAGCCGTACTGCGCGAGCATCGCGTCGAGCTCGGCGAAGCGCCGGCCGATGTCCGCGGTCAGCGCCGCGCCGTCCTCGCCGGTGGCGGTCGCGATCGGCTCGACGTTGCCGAAGGCGACCTCCGCGCCCTGCACGTTGGCGGCGAAGTCGGTCAGGTCGGTGCCCGACCACCAGTCCTCCTCGCCGGTGATCTTGCCGGCGGCGACCTCGTCGAGCAGGCCGATCGCGCCGTTCGAGATGTCGCCGACCGAGACGGTGAAGTCGGGCGCGGCGACGAGGTCGTAGAGGTCCTGCACGTCGGAGACGAGACCGTCGGCGAACGCGGTCCGCTGCTCCGGGGTGGACCGCGCCCAGTCGAGCCAGGCGCTCGTGCCGTCGGAGTTCAGCGCGTCGGCGGCGGGGACCCAGAGGTCCTTCTCGATGCGGTGGAAGCCGGTCCAGTCCAGGCCCTCGGCGACGGCGTCGACCTCGCGGTAGTCGATCCTCGGGTCGAGGTCGCCGAAGGCCTCGGCGGTCGGCTCGATGCGCTCGTAGAAGACGCGGGTCGCGGCGAAGAGGCTGCGGGCCTTCTCGTCGTCACCGGCCGCGTAGGCGTCGGCGAAGGCCGTCACGGCGGGCAGCAGCTCGCCGGACTGCGACTGCACGTAGGAGACGTAGTTGGTGACGGCGGCCTCGGTCGCGGCCTGCTCGTCGGCCGACTGCTCGGTCGCCTCGCCGGTCACGGTGAACTCGGCGAGCCCGACGGGCGCGCCGACCTGCTGGAACTTGCAGGCCGTGTAGTAGGTGCCGGGCTCGAGCTGGGCGACGTAGGAGACGCTCTGCCCGGGGGTCACGTTCTCCTTCTCGCCGACGATGCGCAGCTTGTCCTCGGCGAGGATCTCGAACTCGTTGACGTCCGAGCCGGTGTTCTCGAGCGCGAAGGTCACCGCACCCGCCTCGGCCGTCGCGGCGGACACCGCGCAGGCGCCGTCGTCGATCGCGACCTCGAGGGCCGCGGCGGAGGAGGCGGCCGGGGTGTTCGGCACGCAGCCGGCGAGGAGCAGGGCGAGAGCGCCGGCACCGGCGAGGCCGGTGGCGACGCGGGGGAGGCGGGGTCGAGTGCGCGAGGGCATGGTTCTCCTGGTGGTGGGAGGTCGTTCCGGCGGCGCCGGAGCGGGATCAGACGGAGGTGGCGACGGGCGCGGCGACCGGGGCCGCGCTGCCCCGTCGCGGCCGGCGGGAGCGGACCTGGCGGACGAACAGGGACCCGACCACGACGAGGTAGAGCAGCCAGGCGGAGAACTGCAGCGCCGTCGGCTCGGGGGTGTAGTTGAAGAGGCCGCCGAGGATCGCGGCGACCGTGGCGGGCAGGATCGGGCCCAGATCGAACAGCGGGGTGCCCCAGCCGGGCAGCAGCGCCGCCTCCTGCAGGTCGCCGACGCCGTAGAGCAGCACGCCGGCCGCGACCACGATGAGGAACCCGCCCGTCCACGTGAAGAAGCGGCCGAGGTCGATCCGGACGAAGCCGCGGAAGATCAGGTAGGAGGCGACGACCGCGCTGAGGATGCCGAGGAAGGCGCCGATCGTGCCGACCCAGGCGTCCGAGCCGGAGGAGGCGCTGCTCGAGGACACGCTCGCCCAGACGAACAGCGCGGTCTCGATCCCCTCGCGCCCGACGCTGACGAAGCCGAGCACGACGATCCCGAGGGCGGAGCCGCTGACCGCGGCGTCGAGCTTGGACTCCAGCTCGCCCTTCAGGCTGCGAGCGTTCGCGCCCATCCAGAAGATCATCCAGGTGACGAGTCCGACGGCCAGCAGCGAGAGGCCGCCGCCGAGCAGCTCCTGCGCGGTGAAGCTGAGCCCGTAGGGGCCCCAGGTCAGGATGGCGCCGGTGACGAGGGAGAGGACGACCGCGGCGGCGATGCCGGTCCAGAGCCGGGGGAGGACGTCGCGGCGCTGCAGCTTCGTCAGGTAGGCGACGAGGATGCCGACGACGAGTCCGGCTTCGAGGCCTTCGCGGAGGCCGATGAGGTAGTTTGCGAGCACGTGTGTTCTCTTCGTCGTCAGCGCGGGAGGACGGGGCGGTTCCCGCCCCCGGACCGCATCCTCAGGTAAGCCTTGCCTAACCCGAGGACGACTGTAGTGGCCGTCCGCTCGGCTGTCCAGACATGACGCCGCGCGCCCGATGTGCGGGCGCCGGGCGGACGATCCGGGGCGCTCCGGGCGAGGGCCCGCGGCGCACGAGAGCACACGACGGACGAGAGGCGGAGAGTGGACGCGAGTCGAGACGGCGCAGGCGAGCGGGTCGTGGCGGTGCACGCCCATCCCGACGACGAGACGATCACGATGGGCGGAACGCTCGCGAGACTCGTCGCGGACGGTGCCGCGGTCACCGTCGTCACCGCGACCCGCGGCGAGTGCGGCGAGGTCATCCCGACCGATCTCGCGCACCTCGAGGGCTCGGACGAGCTCGCCGCGCACCGCACCACCGAGCTGGTCGTCGCCCTCACCGCGCTCGGCGTCGCCGACCACCGCTTCCTCGGCGACCCCGCCGCCCGCGCGGCCGGCCTCGCCCCGCGGATCTACCGCGACTCCGGCATGCAGTGGGGCCCCGGACGCGTCCCGGTCCCGCTCGAGCCGGCGGACCCGCGCTCCTTCACCTCCGCACCCGAGGAGGAGGCGATCGCCGACCTCGTCGCCGTGCTCCTGCAGACCGGTGCGACCCTCGTCCTCTCCTACGACGCCGGCGGCGGCTACGGGCACCCCGACCACATCCGCGCCGCCCTGATCGCCTCGACGGCGGCCGAGCGACTCGGACTGCGCTGCCTCGCCGTGCTGCCCGAGTCCGCCCCGGCGGAGCCCGGCGACGTCGCGATCGAGCTGGACGAGGACGACTACGCGCGCAAGCGCGCCGCCCTCGAGGCGCACCGCACCCAGCTGGTCGTGGAGAGCGACGAGCTCCGCCTCTCCAGCGGGCCGCCGTTCGCGATCGGCCGCCTCGAGCGCTTCCGCCCCGAGGGGGCGCCGGTCCCGCCCGAGCCGGTCGCCGAGGAGCGGCCCGATCCGGTCACCCGCATCGTCTCGGGCGTGCTCTCCGTCGTCACCGGGGCGGTGGTCGGCGCGATCACGACCGTCGCGCACCAGAGCACGGTGAGCGTCGGCGAGGCGGTGATCCCGGTCGGCCTGGCCGTCTCGCTCGCGGCGGTGCTGCTGCTCCTGCTCGGTCTGCGTCTCGTGATGGTCGACCGCTTCGTCGCCTTCTGCACCGCGATGGGCCTGCTCGGCGCGATCGGGCTGCTCGCGCTGCGCAGCACCGGCGGCTCGGTCCTCGTGCCCGCCAACGGGCTCGGCGTCGTCTGGACCTTCGCGCCCGCGCTGATCGCCCTCGTGGTGATCGCCTGGCCCCGGGTCCGCACGCCGGCCGCTCCTGCTCCGGTGGAGCCCGCGGCCGACAGCACCGCCCCGCCGCTCCCCGTACGATAGAGACCACTGTTCGAAGGGACGTCCACGACCGTGACCTACGTGATCGCACTTCCGTGCGTCGATGTCAAAGACCGCGCCTGCATCGACGAATGCCCGGTCGACTGCATCTACGAAGGCGAGCGCTCGCTCTACATCCACCCCGACGAGTGCGTCGACTGCGGGGCGTGCGAGCCGGTGTGCCCCGTCGAGGCCATCTACTACGAGGACGACCTCCCCGAGGAGTGGTCCGACTACTACAAGGCCAACGTCGAGTTCTTCGACGAGATCGGCTCCCCGGGCGGAGCCGCGAAGATCGGAGTGATCGCGAA
Proteins encoded in this window:
- a CDS encoding PIG-L family deacetylase; translated protein: MDASRDGAGERVVAVHAHPDDETITMGGTLARLVADGAAVTVVTATRGECGEVIPTDLAHLEGSDELAAHRTTELVVALTALGVADHRFLGDPAARAAGLAPRIYRDSGMQWGPGRVPVPLEPADPRSFTSAPEEEAIADLVAVLLQTGATLVLSYDAGGGYGHPDHIRAALIASTAAERLGLRCLAVLPESAPAEPGDVAIELDEDDYARKRAALEAHRTQLVVESDELRLSSGPPFAIGRLERFRPEGAPVPPEPVAEERPDPVTRIVSGVLSVVTGAVVGAITTVAHQSTVSVGEAVIPVGLAVSLAAVLLLLLGLRLVMVDRFVAFCTAMGLLGAIGLLALRSTGGSVLVPANGLGVVWTFAPALIALVVIAWPRVRTPAAPAPVEPAADSTAPPLPVR
- the fdxA gene encoding ferredoxin; protein product: MTYVIALPCVDVKDRACIDECPVDCIYEGERSLYIHPDECVDCGACEPVCPVEAIYYEDDLPEEWSDYYKANVEFFDEIGSPGGAAKIGVIAKDHPVIAVLPPQSH